The following coding sequences are from one Triticum aestivum cultivar Chinese Spring chromosome 5A, IWGSC CS RefSeq v2.1, whole genome shotgun sequence window:
- the LOC123103749 gene encoding uncharacterized protein, with protein sequence MAAAAGDEPETTVEVKLRAVGPSRPTTIRLPPLISVADLRRSVALDRRLPEDRLRLVLRGTTLPWGDDTHVKLRDGDSLIVAVAPKPPAKHLRGDDDDDDDDDEEELKFKIPQTTTWWKKRIFIFLREKLRLPDILLMALFSVTMKAWIIITLWFLLAPIARKYEVGPLYILATGFLIILLNLGRRQQGDISAYSIFNEDFREIPGTFNAERIDRDLRAGQL encoded by the exons ATGGCCGCTGCGGCGGGCGACGAGCCGGAGACGACGGTAGAGGTGAAGCTGCGCGCCGTCGGTCCGTCCAGGCCCACCACCATCCGCCTCCCCCCGCTCATCTCG GTTGCCGATCTGCGCCGCAGCGTCGCTCTCGACCGGCGTCTCCCAGAAGACCGCCTCCGCCTGGTCCTCCGGGGGACGACTCTCCCGTGGGGAGACGACACCCATGTCAAGCTCCGCGACGGGG ATAGTCTTATAGTTGCCGTGGCACCTAAACCACCTGCTAAGCATctccgcggtgatgatgatgatgatgacgatgacgatgaagaagaACTG AAGTTCAAGATACCTCAAACAACAACCTGGTGGAAGAAAAGGATTTTCATATTTCTTCGAGAAAAACTGAGATTGCCCG ATATCTTGTTGATGGCACTATTTTCTGTCACTATGAAAGCATGGATTATCATCACACTATGGTTCCTATTGGCACCTATTGCTCGAAAGTATGAGGTCGGACCTTTATAT ATACTTGCGACAGGTTTCTTGATCATACTTCTTAACCTTGGAAGACGACAACAAGGTGATATTAG TGCATACTCCATATTCAATGAAGACTTCAGGGAGATTCCAGGAACATTTAACGCGGAGCGCATAGATAGAGACCTCCGGGCAGGTCAATTGTAA
- the LOC123103748 gene encoding subtilisin-like protease SBT1.8 — MQQPPRLLLVLLFCLAASSALASGGDEGAATYIVYLNPALKPSPYATHLHWHHAHLDALSVDPESHLLYSYTTAAPSAFAARLLPSHVTELRGHPAVASVHEDVLHPLHTTRSPSFLHLPPYSAPAPSADGGSSDVIVGVLDTGVWPESPSFADAGLGPVPSRWRGSCETNATDFPSSMCNRKLIGARGFFRGFGAGGRNGSSHGTTELSSPRDHDGHGTHTASTAAGAVVADASLLGYAHGTARGMAPGARVAAYKVCWRQGCFSSDILAGMEQAIEDGVDVLSLSLGGGSYPLSRDPIAVGALAATRRGIVVACSAGNSGPAPSSLVNTAPWIITVGAGTLDRNFPAYAKLGNGETHAGMSLYSGDGLGDDKFPLVYNKGIRPGSNASKLCMSGTLDASAVKGKVVLCDRGGNSRVEKGQVVKLAGGVGMVLANTAQSGEEVVADSHLLPAVAVGAKSGDAIRAYVESDAGAEVALSFAGTAVDVHPAPVVAAFSSRGPNRQVAQLLKPDVIGPGVNILAGWTGSVGPTGLTIDERRPAFNILSGTSMSCPHISGLAAFVKAAHPDWSPSAIKSALMTTAYTVDNTGSPLLDAAGANATATATPWAFGSGHVDPVKALSPGLVYDTSIDDYVAFLCTVGGASPRQVQAITGAPNATCQRKLSSPGDLNYPSFSVVFGLRKSRTTVKYHRELTNVGAAGSVYAAKVTGPPSIVVSVKPARLVFKKAGDKLRYTVAFKSTAEGGPMDAAFGWLTWSSGEQDVRSPISYTWGM; from the exons ATGCAGCAACCACcccgtctcctcctcgtcctcctcttctgCCTCGCCGCCTCGTCCGCGCTTGCGTCCGGCGGGGATGAAGGCGCGGCGACCTACATTGTGTACCTGAACCCCGCGCTCAAGCCGTCGCCGTACGCCACGCACCTCCACTGGCACCACGCGCACCTCGACGCGCTCTCCGTGGACCCTGAAAGCCACCTCCTCTACTCCTACACCACGGCCGCGCCGTCTGCCTtcgccgcgcgcctcctcccgtcACACGTGACCGAGCTCCGCGGCCATCCCGCCGTCGCGTCGGTCCACGAGGATGTCCTGCACCCGCTCCACACCACGCGCTCACCTTCGTTCCTCCACCTCCCGCCGTACAGCGCTCCGGCTCCTAGCGCGGACGGCGGGAGCTCCGACGTCATCGTCGGGGTGCTCGACACTGGTGTTTGGCCCGAGAGCCCCAGCTTCGCCGATGCCGGCCTGGGCCCCGTGCCATCGCGGTGGCGCGGGAGCTGCGAGACCAATGCCACCGACTTCCCCTCCTCGATGTGCAACCGGAAGCTCATCGGCGCGCGCGGCTTCTTCCGGGGCTTCGGGGCGGGCGGCAGGAACGGCTCCTCCCATGGGACCACCGAGCTCTCGTCGCCGAGGGACCACGACGGGCACGGCACCCACACGGCGTCCACGGCGGCGGGGGCCGTGGTGGCCGACGCGAGCCTCCTCGGTTACGCCCACGGCACGGCTCGGGGCATGGCGCCCGGGGCGCGCGTCGCGGCGTACAAGGTGTGCTGGAGGCAGGGATGCTTCAGCTCGGACATACTCGCGGGCATGGAGCAGGCCATCGAGGACGGGGTCGACGTGCTCTCGCTGTCGCTGGGAGGCGGCTCGTATCCGCTCTCCCGCGACCCCATCGCCGTCGGCGCGCTGGCGGCCACCCGCCGCGGCATCGTCGTCGCGTGCTCCGCGGGGAACAGCGGGCCGGCGCCGTCGTCGCTGGTGAACACTGCCCCGTGGATCATCACCGTCGGAGCCGGCACGCTCGACCGGAACTTCCCGGCGTACGCGAAGCTCGGCAATGGCGAGACCCATGCCGGCATGTCGCTCTACTCGGGCGATGGGCTGGGTGACGACAAGTTCCCCCTGGTGTACAACAAAGGCATCCGCCCGGGCAGCAACGCGAGCAAGCTCTGCATGTCGGGCACGCTGGACGCGTCGGCGGTGAAGGGCAAGGTGGTCCTGTGCGACCGGGGCGGGAACTCGCGGGTGGAGAAGGGGCAGGTGGTGAAGCTGGCGGGCGGCGTCGGGATGGTGCTCGCGAACACCGCACAGAGCGGCGAGGAGGTCGTGGCGGACAGCCACCTGCTCCCCGCCGTGGCCGTCGGCGCCAAGAGCGGCGACGCCATAAGGGCGTACGTGGAGTCGGACGCCGGCGCGGAGGTGGCGTTGAGCTTCGCCGGCACCGCTGTGGACGTGCACCCGGCGCCGGTGGTGGCCGCGTTTAGCTCCCGTGGGCCGAACAGGCAGGTGGCGCAGCTGCTGAAGCCGGACGTGATCGGACCGGGGGTGAACATCCTGGCCGGGTGGACGGGGTCCGTCGGGCCGACTGGGCTGACCATCGACGAGCGGCGGCCGGCGTTCAACATCTTGTCAG GGACATCCATGTCGTGCCCGCACATCAGCGGGCTCGCGGCGTTCGTGAAGGCGGCGCACCCGGACTGGAGCCCCAGCGCCATCAAGTCGGCGCTCATGACCACCGCCTACACCGTCGACAACACCGGATCGCCCCTCCTCGACGCGGCCGGCGCCaacgccacggccacggccacgccatgggccTTCGGCTCCGGCCACGTCGACCCCGTCAAGGCCCTCTCCCCGGGCCTCGTCTACGACACGTCCATCGACGACTACGTCGCCTTCCTCTGCACCGTCGGCGGCGCCTCGCCCCGGCAGGTCCAGGCCATCACGGGGGCGCCAAACGCGACGTGCCAGCGGAAGCTGTCCAGCCCCGGCGACCTCAACTACCCGTCCTTCTCCGTCGTCTTCGGCCTCCGCAAGTCGCGCACCACCGTCAAGTACCACCGCGAGCTGACCAACGTCGGCGCCGCCGGGTCGGTGTACGCGGCCAAGGTCACCGGCCCGCCCAGCATCGTGGTGTCCGTGAAGCCGGCCAGGCTCGTGTTCAAGAAGGCCGGGGACAAGCTCAGGTACACCGTCGCGTTCAAGTCGACGGCGGAGGGCGGCCCCATGGACGCCGCGTTCGGGTGGCTGACGTGGAGCAGCGGGGAGCAGGACGTGCGGAGCCCGATATCGTATACGTGGGGGATGTAG